A DNA window from Plasmodium brasilianum strain Bolivian I chromosome 12, whole genome shotgun sequence contains the following coding sequences:
- a CDS encoding hypothetical protein (conserved Plasmodium protein) yields MEVGNTSDTVQNTIKLCREKTKGKVIENNNLETNQPILSREILLNDSSKEILNSKNNNCYDTIFKMTKIKKLKRKNEFPQMRGELKMRSLDNIPSTSNSNDSKVNITTTNYIKLNNDNYTKYVCTKLEEEDNRVHRVANNKSEIKNDENMRNNDTYRSSIYACDDKKNSSYSSTNSNFCSDRFSNDLNNDLCSAYLECNTCDSSNGNVTNVLSCLIDNSLLKADNDSGNGFHSTLKGNGIIKEDNIKSYSKNCMNNTTIKIASFSDKNMVEGTCIIYDRHVQREVDEGTYVDNNDILKNNEEEHIKADSLRYVDLSNINRGSKKDKNDSAADKEGGEEKGEEQIEEQREENVGELVEEQVEEIEEEAQVTREYAKEKKKETPNDNCTNDYLRSEEEVNLNVEMEKSEILTKLSSKVGTDQVKLCICNISVEDTNSSDIRKKELEKKNKEMELIKNVTLRCNDVTSIFKNEKINYTTFNEGLNFCYDEIKGEHLSSGETAYNKENDEDNDVVNNEEEDEENVDEYKEENYKENNANNEENNANNEKNDEKNDEKNDEKNDETNNNMNKNTYSDNKDGNVFIDNLGCYISEAQNNKCSVSRNNRSCVRSTQDVLKQNKTSGSIYEQYRKENNCDNIDEKHSDIKNLLSYNGETLEGDQLDFEKLNHLIVFRENAEKYIQSYINSFLKDSEIMSSYLPYVHYYDKGVYEEKELNLLKILSYFLEHFHTNEKMKRKILNLQKNFLRATLSEKVKYVDKFQFLKLSQIGTDTLKNQFLKLLKKYTEEKKKKKKQFYNKLRLFHKITKKIFKLKEKFVENNLLQIIPEGSCETHNSSTEDKINEEIHIKMRGGGTYCSRVNCKMKGEPNNNNSNNTLWYNVLCDIPSYEYISNSDMPLLHSFVENKRQHMKINKMEKCDKLNYSTLYSKKFILRHLQLLIKNNIFNAFHLNHSKHYEDIHIGENDLHICKRIIINNMPFYKNKMNKIFSNLILHFLMKKVLNSIQPKITWYNHNIIPKTGHSKNLLNKDMELNLYKDAIQNSIIKIANSFSKKIKDCGKGCGNDTHNDNNSDNINDNGNDSGNKNGNDNGNQSDKTNMKVKCEDGNPTFLYFYDREVEKLILYSCNRESNEEQMEKDIDTFINNLLISNNFIQNYECNIVPSDGNNNHDMFNMLGHPNKQNYFKSLIHLQQNEVNIKTHQGELKEWKRGIANGQELEREQNEKMEQGTGGIGKDLECVMNNGCINSQEDQAACKEAGQSLHQHKNDELKEESEIVEFLREEEKERDISSKREKRNNINNNNSKNNNNKLKLSDDLQNLYDAYNNGEQIVVSKNKKKLLNNLEHYKHFKFLSKQTLFDVYDNVQNNMKLSAFISNKNNMKKERSRNINLMQNIDLRNYLNTPNYLYTNKKYTNNFNSNYFCTYMNNPNNVYFSNSGLMQDSMYNQRCEERVNGFYKKSGNMKNSDYINWNSTNYRNCSNIHRKKVSNTCYNENSNIMLNNYNNNFVTYDCLRSLCPTNYTNIGYMNPNGVQQGMKYFNSLNYSMENSSKNNPRNVLYYDYNGYDNVSFASSPIASSPFNCNSLNSSALNSSALSASPFNSNNNLLTPQMTQNVSNYMLLPSSYVNTFDNSSYNMYNSMGNPLLLEKTKKENNLKNETTSANFPMTASPPDSMINYQVQNIDQNYPILYPLNMTDCKLSDEYIINNLPSGMHMNTYQKINDTYMNIPNCDGNNNNNDSNNNDSNNNDSNNNNNNNESDNEFKNNSDNNNLISRTKNEDVNIHINNKNINNDLVLARDLGTFNVNENTSITDNRVDFTEQNKYYDVINKSVNIKEDSSGNYNSSSNNDSSNNDSSNNDSSNNHSSNNASSKNDSSNNDSSKHDSSKNDSSNNDSSKNDRSKNDRSKNDSSNNKGYNKDDSNSNPINNYLNDDPRDKCNDSNDEVYTDDISKKEHTNSKNNNDFRYENSNIATSDKGNLKEDAIVFNGNKNISLYNADKENRIICNSSSNNSMFNNVETDGAEEKRNKYLNNIHVMINNNIDKEKLNAHVDPYADDFFNSVNKGNENINNSNSIAVDENINSDKHGISTTEIGNSSGNNINANNVNKCNNSNNNLKNCSNKNNNDSNDDTNMNEINCNDNRNNLNILCNNLYYNYGMKNLDTNFRKNECLQNLEISIMNKKGIKDSNKSCDVNDCDSIIKVQNLNNIQVNMNNISNVDIINNHDYHYNNYSNNSNNNTIDDIIATHRVNSYNGNDHISNVNYDGTLTHVNYSAPFFYADGISNAVGYTHNCDSNKGISDDNNYSNNSTNDNSNSSTNENSNNRTSNKSNISRNSNNITNNVKHSSSNTICFSPLGPYEKKSQINAAGINYADTMNNYNNTDMMNSMGVPSNVYYYKNVKFNENAIDMINIYNCFNTNGIEPPQYNSNTSNNMESYINSEIKNDNINSYNYKMDKKDNREMENDLINRHPNNLIDKYNYLNNYNSTNYTNGFNFMNFDNNGNDVNINNGMSYMDSNSMFNEGETNYTYLSTMKNFKKKDKIKKEKKNTSINKSQTCTLNTTRKKKFGNNGPPTAEKLSELLYEQNMSVPQIAAIYGVHRTTVARWCHNRKIIQKSSHYQGRRRTSTKLNNEYI; encoded by the coding sequence ATGGAAGTTGGTAATACAAGTGATACCGTGCAGAACACCATAAAATTATGCagagaaaaaacaaaaggaaaagtaatagaaaataataatttagaaaCAAATCAACCAATATTATCGAGAGAGATCTTGTTAAATGACTCctcaaaagaaatattaaatagtaaaaataacaattgttatgatactatttttaaaatgacgaaaataaaaaaattgaaaaggaaaaatgaatttCCTCAAATGAGAGGTGAACTTAAAATGAGAAGTTTAGATAATATTCCTTCTACGTCAAATAGCAACGACAGTAAAGTCAATATTACAACGACCAACTATATCAAACTAAACAATGACAATTATAcgaaatatgtatgtacaaaaCTGGAAGAGGAAGACAACAGAGTTCATCGTGTAGCTAATAACAAgagtgaaataaaaaatgatgaaaatatgaGAAATAATGATACATATAGGAGTTCCATCTACGCTTGCGATGATAAGAAGAACAGTTCTTACAGTAGTACGAACAGTAACTTTTGCAGTGACAGATTCAGTAACGATTTGAACAACGATTTATGTAGTGCCTATCTGGAGTGTAACACTTGTGATAGCAGCAATGGGAATGTTACTAATGTATTATCGTGCTTAATAGATAATTCACTATTAAAAGCGGACAACGATTCAGGAAATGGCTTCCACAGTACATTAAAAGGCAATGGGATTATTAAAGAAGATAATATTAAGTCCTACAGTAAAAATTGTATGAATAACACAACTATCAAAATAGCTAGTTTCAGTGATAAAAATATGGTAGAAGGTACTTGTATTATTTACGATAGACATGTACAAAGGGAGGTGGATGAGGGTACATACgttgataataatgatatccttaaaaataatgaagaggAGCATATTAAAGCAGATTCACTTCGTTATGTTGATTTAAGCAATATTAATAGAGGAAgcaaaaaagataaaaatgatagTGCCGCTGATAAGGAAGGAGGAGAAGAAAAAGGAGAAGAACAAATAGAAGAACAAAGAGAAGAGAATGTAGGAGAACTAGTAGAAGAACAAGTGGAAGAGATAGAGGAAGAAGCACAAGTTACGCGTGAATACGCTAAGgagaaaaagaaggaaacTCCTAATGACAACTGCACAAATGATTACTTACGTAGTGAGGAAGAAGTCAATTTAAACGTTGAAATGGAGAAATCAGAAATATTAACTAAATTAAGTTCAAAAGTAGGGACAGATCAAGTAAAACTCTGTATATGTAATATCAGCGTTGAAGACACAAATTCGAGTGACATACGCAAGAAAGaactggaaaaaaaaaataaggaaatggAGTTAATCAAAAATGTTACCCTTCGTTGTAATGATGTAACAagcatatttaaaaatgaaaaaataaactatacTACTTTTAATGAAGGtcttaatttttgttatgaTGAAATAAAAGGAGAGCACTTGTCTTCAGGTGAAACGGCATACAATAAGGAGAACGATGAAGACAATGATGTAGTGaataatgaagaagaagatgaaGAGAATGTTGATGAGTATAAAGAAGAGAATTATAAAGAGAATAATGCGAATAATGAAGAGAATAATGcgaataatgaaaagaatgatgaaaagaatgatgaaaagaatgatgaaaagaatgatgaaacaaataataatatgaataaaaacaCATATTCTGATAATAAGGATGGTAACGTTTTCATTGATAATTTAGGATGTTATATCAGTGAAgcacaaaataataaatgtagtGTTAGCCGTAATAACAGGTCATGTGTAAGAAGCACTCAGGATgtattaaaacaaaacaaaacatcgGGTAGCATTTATGAGCaatatagaaaagaaaataattgtGATAATATAGATGAAAAACATTcggatataaaaaatttactaagTTACAATGGAGAAACATTAGAAGGAGATCAATTGGACTTTGAAAAACTGAATCATTTAATTGTGTTTCGAGAAAATGCAGAAAAGTACATACAaagttatataaattcatttttgaaAGATTCGGAGATAATGTCTTCTTATCTTCCTTATGTGCATTATTATGACAAAGGTGTATATGAAGAAAAGGAGTtgaatcttttaaaaattttatcctATTTTTTGGAGCATTTTCATacgaatgaaaaaatgaaaaggaagaTTCTTAATTTACAAAAGAATTTCTTAAGAGCTACATTAAGTGAAAAAGTGAAATATGTTGAcaaatttcaatttttaaaattatcacAAATAGGAACAGATACTCTGAAAAATCaatttcttaaattattaaaaaaatatacagaagaaaaaaaaaaaaaaaaaaaacagtttTATAACAAACTGCGCTTATTTCacaaaataacgaaaaaaatttttaaattaaaagaaaaatttgttGAGAATAATTTACTACAAATTATACCAGAGGGATCATGTGAGACACATAATTCTTCTACTgaggataaaataaatgaagaaatccATATTAAGATGAGAGGTGGAGGTACATACTGCTCACGAGTGAATTGTAAAATGAAAGGTGAaccaaataataataatagtaataatacattatGGTACAATGTGTTATGTGATATTCCTTCATATGAGTATATTTCTAATTCCGACATGCCATTATTACATTCTTTCGTGGAGAATAAAAGACAGCATATGAAGATaaacaaaatggaaaaatgtgATAAATTGAATTATTCTACTCTTTATAGTAAGAAATTTATACTTAGACACTTACAGTTActgattaaaaataatatatttaatgcatTTCATTTAAATCATTCTAAGCATTATGAGGATATTCATATAGGGGAAAATgatttacatatttgtaaaagaattataattaataatatgcctttttataaaaacaaaatgaataaaatattctctAACCTAATTCTACACTTTCTAATGAAAAAAGTACTAAATAGTATACAACCCAAAATAACGTGGTACAACCACAATATTATTCCGAAAACTGGGCattcaaaaaatttgctTAATAAGGATATGGAGCTTAATCTGTATAAGGACGCTATACAGaatagtataataaaaatagccAACTCTTTTTCTAAGAAGATTAAAGATTGTGGTAAAGGTTGTGGTAATGATACtcataatgataataatagtgataatattaatgataatgGTAATGATAGTGGTAATAAAAATGGCAATGATAATGGTAATCAAAGTGATAAGACTAATATGAAGGTTAAGTGTGAGGATGGAAATCCGACTTTCTTATACTTTTATGATAGAGAGGTGgagaaattaattttatacagTTGTAATAGAGAGAGTAATGAAGAGCAGATGGAAAAAGATATAGAcacttttataaataaccTGTTAATCagcaataattttattcaaaattacGAATGTAACATTGTACCCAGTGATGGGAATAATAATCATGATATGTTTAATATGCTTGGACATCCTAATAAGcagaattattttaaatccCTTATTCACTTACAACAGAATGAAGTGAATATAAAAACTCATCAAGGGGAGTTAAAAGAATGGAAAAGGGGTATAGCAAATGGCCAAGAGTTGGAAAGAGAGCAAAATGAGAAGATGGAACAAGGAACAGGAGGGATAGGAAAAGACTTAGAATGTGTAATGAACAACGGATGCATAAACAGTCAGGAAGATCAAGCAGCATGTAAAGAAGCAGGTCAGTCGCTACATCAGCACAAGAACGATGAGTTGAAAGAGGAATCTGAAATAGTGGAGTTCCTGCGAGAAGAGGAAAAAGAGAGAGATATATCAagcaaaagagaaaaaagaaacaatattaataataataacagtaaaaataacaataacaaattaaaattatcagATGACTTGCAAAATCTATATGATGCATACAATAATGGAGAACAAATAGTGGtgtctaaaaataaaaagaaactattgaataatttagaacattataaacattttaaatttctttCAAAACAAACCCTATTTGATGTTTATGATaatgtacaaaataatatgaaactAAGTGCATTTATTtcgaataagaataatatgaaaaaggaacgttcaagaaatataaatttaatgcaAAATATTGATCTCCGTAATTACTTAAACACACCAAATTAtctatatacaaataaaaaatatacgaatAATTTCAactcaaattatttttgtacttATATGAATAACCCCAATAACGTATATTTTAGTAATAGTGGATTAATGCAAGATTCTATGTACAATCAAAGATGTGAAGAAAGAGTTAATGGGTTTTACAAAAAATCTgggaatatgaaaaattcaGATTATATTAATTGGAATAGTACTAATTATCGTAATTGTAGTAATATCCATAGGAAAAAAGTAAGTAACACATGTTACAATGAAAACAGTAATATTATGCTGAACAATTATAACAACAATTTTGTAACATATGACTGCTTGAGGAGTTTATGTCCCACCAATTATACTAATATTGGGTATATGAATCCAAATGGGGTACAACAGggaatgaaatattttaatagcCTAAATTATAGTATGGAAAattcttcaaaaaataatccAAGGAACGTTCTTTATTATGATTACAATGGATATGACAATGTCTCATTCGCTAGCAGCCCAATCGCTAGTAGCCCATTCAATTGCAACTCATTGAATAGCAGTGCATTAAACAGTAGCGCACTCAGTGCAAGCCCGttcaatagtaataataacttGCTTACCCCCCAAATGACACAAAATGTAAGCAACTATATGCTATTACCAAGCAGTTATGTGAATACCTTTGATAATAGCTCTTACAATATGTATAACTCTATGGGTAATCCTCTATTACttgaaaaaactaaaaaagaaaataatttgaagAATGAAACTACGTCAGCAAACTTTCCTATGACCGCCAGTCCTCCAGATAGTATGATAAATTACCAAGTACAAAATATAGATCAGAATTATCCTATTTTATATCCTCTAAATATGACTGATTGTAAGTTGAGtgatgaatatattattaacaatttaCCAAGTGGAATGCATATGAATAcatatcaaaaaattaatgatacttatatgaatatacccAACTGCGATGgcaataacaacaataatgatagtaataataatgatagtaataataatgatagtaataataataataataataatgagagTGATAATGAATTTAAGAATAatagtgataataataatcttattagtagaacaaaaaatgaggatgtaaatatacatataaacaacaAAAATATCAACAATGATTTAGTATTAGCTCGTGACTTAGGTACATTTaatgtaaatgaaaatacTAGTATAACTGATAATAGGGTCGATTTTacagaacaaaataaatattacgaTGTCATAAATAAAAGCGTGAATATTAAAGAGGATAGTAGTGGTAattataatagtagtagtaataacgATAGTAGTAATAACGATAGTAGCAATAACGATAGTAGTAATAACCATAGTAGCAATAACGCTAGTAGTAAAAACGATAGTAGTAATAACGATAGTAGTAAACACGATAGTAGTAAAAACGATAGTAGTAATAACGATAGTAGTAAAAACGATCGTAGTAAAAACGATCGTAGTAAAAAcgatagtagtaataataaggGCTACAACAAAGAtgatagtaatagtaatccTATTAACAACTACCTTAATGATGACCCCAGAGATAAATGCAATGATAGCAACGACGAGGTATACACTGATGATATAAGCAAAAAGGAGCATACAAAttcaaaaaacaataatgatTTTCGTTAcgaaaatagtaatatagCTACTAGTGATAAAGGTAATTTAAAGGAGGATGCAATAGTGtttaatggaaataaaaatatatcattatataatgCGGATAAGGAAAATAGGATAATTTGTAACTCAAGTAGTAATAATTCTATGTTCAACAATGTAGAAACTGATGGCgcagaagaaaaaagaaataagtaTTTAAATAACATTCATGTAATGATAAACAATAATattgataaagaaaaattaaatgcaCATGTTGATCCATATGCAGATGATTTTTTTAACAGTGTGAACAAgggaaatgaaaatattaataattctaatagCATAGCTGTGGATGAGAATATTAATAGCGATAAGCATGGCATAAGTACCACTGAAATTGGAAATAGTAGTGGTAATAACATAAACGCGAACAATGTTAACAAGTGCAATAATAGCAACAATAACTTAAAGAACTGtagtaacaaaaataataatgatagcAATGATGACACAAATATGAACGAAATTAACTGTAATGATAATAGAAATAACTTGAATATCTtgtgtaataatttatattataattatggtATGAAAAATTTGGATACAAATTTTCGAAAAAATGAGTGCTTACAAAATTTAGAAATTAgtataatgaataaaaaaggcATAAAAGATAGTAATAAATCATGCGATGTGAATGACTGTGATAGTATTATAAAAGTACagaatttaaataatatacaagtaaatatgaacaatataTCAAATgttgatataataaataatcacgattatcattataataaCTACAGTAATAATTCGAATAATAACACTATTGATGATATCATAGCAACACACAGAGTTAATTCTTATAATGGTAATGATCATATATCAAATGTGAATTATGATGGTACTTTAACGCACGTAAATTATAgtgctccttttttttacgCCGATGGCATAAGCAACGCAGTGGGATATACGCACAACTGTGACAGTAATAAAGGAATCAGCGATGATAATAACTACAGTAATAACAGCACTAACGacaatagtaatagcagTACTAATGAGAACAGTAATAACAGGACCAGTAACAAGAGTAACATCAGTCGCAACAGTAACAACATCACCAATAATGTCAAACACAGCAGCAGTAATACCATTTGTTTTTCCCCACTAGGTccttatgaaaaaaagagtCAAATTAACGCGGCTGGTATAAATTACGCAGATACAATGAACAACTACAATAATACAGATATGATGAATAGCATGGGGGTACCTTCGAATGTATACTATTATAAGAATGTTAAGTTTAATGAAAATGCGATTGATATgataaacatttataattGTTTCAATACGAATGGAATAGAACCTCCTcaatataatagtaatacaAGCAATAATATGGAAAGTTATATAAATtcggaaataaaaaatgacaacataaatagttataattacaaaatggataaaaaGGATAATAGAGAAATGGAAAATGACTTAATTAATAGGCATcctaataatttaattgataaatataattatttaaataattataatagtaCTAATTATACAAATGGATTTAATTTCATGAATTTTGATAACAATGGAAAtgatgtaaatataaataatggtATGAGTTATATGGACTCTAACAGCATGTTTAATGAAGGTGAAACTAATTATACATATCTTTCAACTAtgaaaaatttcaaaaagaaagataaaattaaaaaggaaaagaaaaatacaagCATAAATAAATCTCAAACATGCACCTTAAATACTACTAGAAAGAAAAAGTTCGGAAATAATGGACCTCCTACTGCTGAAAAATTAAGTGAGTTACTTTATGAGCAAAATATGTCAGTACCGCAAATAGCAGCAATATATGGAGTGCACAGAACAACAGTCGCAAGGTGGTGCCATAACcgaaaaattattcaaaagtCTAGTCATTATCAAGGGCGAAGACGAACGTCTACGAAACTGAATAATGAGTACATATAA
- a CDS encoding protein phosphatase containing kelch-like domains, which produces MNNGSFKETNVCRKEKQKGDIPAPRFGHTTTYLGNNKVAVFGGAIGDAGKYNITDDIYIYDLVQNKWKKLSTENTPTARAAHAAACVDEQQLVIYGGATGGGSLSLDDLYILDLRREQRYTWMTVPTKGVTPGRRYGHVMVYSKPNLIVFGGNDGQQTLNDVWFMHVEMPPFEWVKVLIPNNCKIPPPRVYHSADMCKEGPATGMIVIFGGRSSENKSLDDTWGLRQHRDGRWDWVEAPIKKGSPPEARYQHTSVFIGSKMFILGGRNDNGCAVPLSTALYNTETIEWVTLPSISKFRHTSWMFKYTIYTFGGFSHQTQQFPTNELECLECYTLLTSLNSLEADKKKTMKQSSLKQKQLSSESIKHQNSDLRTMNSYNLNSQDIINPHQQQNIQQNIQQNIQQSMQQSTQQSIQHCLQQNAQQNVQNNNQYATSKQLYNIKCNSSTGSTFPSAQNTHYRNMLDSPTSSLFRLSSRPMSNKIKLSAHAHAVQETGSDFALLVRKISIDKLEEEGRKINNGVLCTPVNYISEFKNTVYDKIITTLLNPNITQFEIQYNHNSEAIFIIPWANISILCSIVIDIFKQEDIILKLRAPIKIYGDIHGQYYDLMRLFQLYKCPVEEDLGEKLNAIGDIDSNDYLFLGDYVDRGSNSLEVICLLFALKCKYPKQIHLIRGNHEDMAINSLYGFQEECKRRLKEDITDNASCWFQINQVFEWLPIGAIVEEKILCVHGGIGKSIHKISDISQLRRPLIVSQVPQNLSEQKVTDLLWSDPTDNDSILGTIPNDIRDPDGTGHIVKYGPDRVHKFLEDNDLQLIIRAHECVMDGFERFAGGKLITLFSATNYCNSHKNAGALLFIRRDLTVIPKLIYPAKDEIRFFNTWDTKMTELRPPTPPRNQPKMRELNYGAP; this is translated from the exons ATGAATAATGGGTCATTTAAAGAAACGAATGTTTgcagaaaagaaaaacaaaaaggagATATTCCAGCACCTAGGTTTGGACATACGACTACCTACTTAGGTAATAATAAAGTTGCCGTATTTGGTGGTGCCATAGGTGACGCAgggaaatataatataaccgatgatatatatatatatgatttagtACAAAATAAGTGGAAAAAGTTATCTACAGAAAATACTCCAACAGCTAGAGCTGCTCATGCAGCTGCTTGTGTGGATGAACAACAGTTAGTAATATATGGAGGAGCTACTGGAGGTGGGTCTTTGTCTTTGgatgatttatatatattagatttAAGAAGAGAACAAAGATATACTTGGATGACTGTACCTACAAAAGGGGTAACACCAGGTAGAAGATATGGTCATGTAATGGTATACAGTAAACCAAATTTAATAGTTTTTGGTGGTAATGATGGTCAACAAACCTTAAATGATGTTTGGTTTATGCATGTAGAAATGCCTCCTTTCGAATGGGTTAAAGTGTTAATCCCAAATAATTGTAAGATACCACCACCAAGAGTATATCATTCAGCTGATATGTGTAAAGAAGGACCTGCAACAGGTATGATTGTAATATTTGGTGGAAGAAGTTCAGAAAATAAATCATTAGATGACACTTGGGGTTTAAGACAACATAGAGACGGTAGATGGGATTGGGTTGAAGCTCCCATTAAAAAAGGATCTCCTCCAGAAGCTCGTTATCAACATACGTCTGTTTTTATAGGATCTAAGATGTTTATTTTAGGAGGTCGAAATGATAATGGATGTGCAGTTCCCTTATCCACAGCTCTATATAATACAGAAACAATAGAATGGGTTACCTTACCTTCTATTTCTAAATTTAGACATACATCTTGGatgtttaaatatacaatCTATACATTTGGAGGATTTAGTCATCAAACACAACAATTCCCTACGAATGAATTAGAATGCCTTGAATGTTACACTCTCTTAACTTCTTTAAACAGTTTAGAAGCagataagaaaaaaactaTGAAACAATCTtctttaaaacaaaaacagcTATCAAGTGAAAGTATTAAACATCAAAACAGTGATCTAAGAACTATGAACTCGTACAATTTAAATAGCCAAGATATTATTAACCCTCATCAACAACAGAATATACAACAGAATATACAACAGAATATACAACAGAGTATGCAACAGAGTACGCAACAGAGTATACAACACTGTTTACAACAAAATGCTCAGcaaaatgtacaaaataataaccAATATGCAACATCAAAACAATTgtacaatataaaatgtaattcCAGTACTGGTAGTACATTTCCAAGTGCACAAAATACACATTACAGAAATATGTTAGATTCACCTACCTCTTCTTTATTTCGATTATCTAGTAGACCTAtgtcaaataaaataaaattatcagCACATGCACATGCGGTACAAGAGACAGGTAGTGATTTTGCTCTACTTGTTAGAAAGATTTCAATTGATAAATTAGAAGAAgaaggaagaaaaattaacaatGGTGTTTTATGTACTCCagtaaattatattagtgaatttaaaaatacagtGTATGACAAAATTATTACTACATTATTAAACCCTAATATTACACAATTTGAAATACAATATAATCACAATTCAGAAGCTATTTTCATAATTCCATGGgctaatatttctattttatgcTCCATTGTAATAGATATTTTCAAGCAAGaggatataatattaaaattaagagcacctataaaaatttatggtGACATTCATGGTCAGTATTATGATTTAATGAGATTATTTCAATTATATAAGTGTCCAGTAGAAGAAGATTTaggagaaaaattaaatgcaaTAGGTGATATCGATTCaaatgattatttatttttaggaGATTACGTTGATAGAGGTTCAAATAGTTTAGAAGTCATTTGCTTGCTTTTTgcattaaaatgtaaataccCTAAgcaaatacatttaatacgAGGAAATCACGAGGATATGGCAATTAATAGTTTATATGGTTTTCAGGAGGAATGTAAAAGAAGATTAAAAGAAGACATAACTGATAATGCATCATGTTGGTTTCAGATAAATCAAGTTTTTGAATGGTTACCTATTGGTGCTAtagtagaagaaaaaatattatgtgtTCATGGAGGAATAGGAAAATCGATTCACAAAATTTCTGATATTTCTCAATTGAGAAGACCACTAATCGTTTCACAAGTTCCTCAAAATTTGAGTGAACAAAAAGTTACTGATCTTTTATGGTCAGACCCAACCGATAACGATTCTATATTAGGAACTATACCTAATGATATAAGAGATCCAGATGGTACTGGTCATATTGTTAAATATGGTCCTGATCgtgttcataaatttttggAAGATAATGATCTTCAATTAATTATACGAGCGCACGAATGTGTAATGGATGGATTTGAAAGATTTGCAGGAGGCAAATTAATAACTTTATTTTCAGCAACCAATTACTGTAACTCACATAAAAATGCAGGAGCATTACTATTCATTCGAAGAGATCTTACAGTAATACCAAAACTTATATATCCTGCAAAGGACGAAATTCGGTTCTTTAACACATG GGACACAAAAATGACGGAACTCAGGCCGCCGACTCCACCAAGAAATCAACCCAAAATGAGGGAATTAAATTATGGTGCTCcgtaa